One bacterium BMS3Abin14 DNA segment encodes these proteins:
- a CDS encoding tol-pal system protein YbgF: MRSMENIPGNTALKTTLLVPLALVVILLSLFSSCSSRSREEALFQKSMTALDQGLDGAAVEYLTQLLVRYPEGALVEEALYQRGIIYQVYQSRYQDAVSDYRELLDRFPGGKRSMESRLALAEIFGQKLDNCQLAIAQYQKLISDFDSVVDDDKYQFRIAACYFELLNFDQSLLEYRSLIEQYPASPLVENAYFQIASVLQTQGRVKEAEKAWLTFMARYPDGKLITNARFGLASTLEDEEKLKEALDLYQDLFDEYDNKEAISWRIERVKDRLKARKR, from the coding sequence ATGCGAAGCATGGAAAACATTCCGGGGAATACGGCGCTGAAAACGACACTATTGGTCCCCCTGGCCCTTGTGGTAATCCTGCTGTCCCTGTTTTCATCGTGCTCTTCCCGTTCCAGGGAAGAAGCTCTCTTCCAGAAATCCATGACGGCGCTGGATCAGGGGTTGGACGGCGCTGCGGTGGAATACCTTACCCAGTTGCTGGTGCGATATCCCGAGGGTGCGCTTGTGGAAGAGGCCCTTTATCAAAGGGGCATCATCTATCAGGTGTATCAGAGCCGCTACCAGGACGCCGTCAGCGACTACCGTGAATTGCTGGACCGTTTCCCCGGGGGGAAACGGTCCATGGAAAGCAGACTGGCGCTCGCCGAGATTTTCGGGCAGAAGCTGGACAATTGTCAACTGGCCATCGCTCAATATCAAAAACTCATCTCCGATTTTGATTCGGTGGTGGATGACGATAAATATCAGTTTCGAATAGCGGCCTGCTATTTTGAGCTTCTCAACTTCGACCAATCGCTCCTGGAATACAGGAGCCTCATAGAGCAATATCCGGCGAGCCCGCTCGTCGAAAATGCATATTTCCAGATTGCTTCCGTCCTGCAGACGCAGGGCAGGGTTAAAGAGGCAGAAAAGGCGTGGCTTACATTCATGGCCCGCTATCCCGATGGAAAACTTATCACAAATGCCCGATTCGGGCTTGCCTCGACCCTGGAAGATGAGGAGAAACTCAAGGAGGCTCTGGACCTTTACCAGGACCTGTTCGACGAATACGACAACAAGGAAGCAATATCCTGGCGAATCGAAAGGGTGAAAGACAGGCTGAAAGCGAGAAAAAGGTAA
- the gyrB gene encoding DNA gyrase subunit B, whose product MADMKAKETPPPEQQYTADEIKVIEGLEAVRRRPSMYIGNTSTEGLHHLVYEAVDNSIDEAMAGYCDKILVTIRVDNSIVVEDNGRGIPVDMHKKAKKSAAEVVMTTLHAGGKFENSAYKVSGGLHGVGISVVNALSEKLDLEIWRDEKVYQQSYVRGNPVRKLNVVGKTRKRGTKVTFLPDADIFEDIMFSFDVLSRRLREMSFLNAGVFISIEDERTDKKNEFHYKGGIVSFVQHLNRNRTPIHKKPVAICGEKDDVTVDIAFQYNDGYSENLFSFANNINTHEGGSHLVGFKAALTRTVNAYAAASNLLKTIKTTLSGDDIREGLTAVISVKLPDPQFEGQTKTKLGNSELKGLVETMVNEKLGVFMEENPTVARKIVMKGTEAARAREAARRAKELTRRKGALDVANLPGKLADCQAKDPALAELFLVEGDSAGGSAKQGRDRRIQAILPLRGKIINVEKARFDKMLGNQEVRTIITALGSGVGNDVDLEKLRYHKVIIMTDADVDGSHIRTLLLTFFYRQMRGLLDRGFLYIAQPPLYRIKKGKEQRYLQDEKELTAYLMEMGVQDLQVTLPATGESYENARLGVVFASAARLVELMERFEKRHVDSRVVLALTLEGVELQTLMDPDAMQRAMDNIVAYLKTVYPEAMPVDVQMTEDEEHSCTVAKVTSRKNGSRWVTEINPDLLKRPKTRELKRLAKGLKIIGTELVVTGAGKDEQGRELLRTSRIDDLVTFIMNRGRKGVNIQRYKGLGEMNPEQLWETTMDPKKRSLLRVSVEDVVGTDDIFSILMGDAVEPRREFIETNALSAKNLDI is encoded by the coding sequence TTGGCTGACATGAAGGCAAAAGAGACCCCCCCCCCCGAGCAGCAATACACAGCAGACGAGATCAAGGTCATTGAGGGTCTGGAAGCCGTTCGCCGGCGGCCTTCGATGTATATCGGCAATACCTCTACGGAAGGGCTTCACCATCTGGTCTACGAGGCCGTGGACAACAGCATCGACGAGGCCATGGCGGGTTATTGTGACAAAATTCTGGTCACCATCAGGGTGGATAACAGCATCGTGGTGGAGGATAATGGGCGCGGCATTCCGGTGGATATGCATAAAAAAGCTAAAAAATCCGCAGCCGAGGTTGTTATGACCACATTACATGCGGGGGGCAAGTTCGAAAACTCCGCCTACAAGGTATCCGGTGGCCTGCACGGCGTGGGGATATCGGTGGTCAATGCTCTATCCGAGAAACTTGACCTGGAAATATGGAGGGACGAAAAGGTTTACCAGCAGTCCTATGTTCGGGGCAACCCCGTCAGGAAGCTGAATGTCGTGGGTAAAACCCGAAAGAGGGGGACCAAGGTCACTTTTCTGCCCGATGCGGACATTTTCGAGGATATCATGTTTTCCTTCGATGTGCTTTCCAGGCGTTTGCGTGAGATGTCTTTTCTTAATGCCGGGGTTTTCATAAGCATTGAGGATGAACGCACCGACAAGAAAAACGAATTTCACTATAAGGGCGGTATTGTATCGTTTGTACAGCACCTGAACCGGAACCGAACTCCCATCCATAAAAAACCGGTGGCGATCTGCGGAGAAAAAGACGATGTAACCGTAGATATCGCATTCCAGTACAATGACGGCTACTCCGAAAACCTCTTTTCTTTCGCCAACAACATCAACACCCACGAGGGCGGAAGCCACCTGGTGGGATTCAAGGCGGCGCTGACGCGGACGGTCAATGCCTATGCTGCGGCAAGCAATCTCCTGAAAACCATAAAGACCACCCTGTCCGGTGATGATATCCGCGAAGGGCTTACCGCTGTAATATCGGTCAAGCTTCCCGACCCACAGTTCGAGGGCCAGACTAAAACCAAGCTTGGAAACAGCGAACTCAAGGGTCTGGTCGAGACTATGGTAAACGAAAAACTGGGGGTTTTCATGGAAGAAAACCCCACGGTAGCCCGAAAAATTGTAATGAAAGGAACCGAAGCAGCCCGCGCCAGAGAGGCCGCCCGCCGGGCCAAGGAGCTGACAAGGCGAAAAGGGGCCCTGGATGTGGCGAATCTTCCCGGCAAGCTGGCCGACTGCCAGGCGAAAGACCCTGCCCTCGCCGAACTTTTCCTGGTGGAGGGTGACTCAGCCGGCGGGTCCGCCAAACAGGGCAGGGATCGTCGCATACAGGCCATCCTCCCACTTCGGGGCAAGATCATCAATGTGGAGAAGGCCCGCTTCGACAAGATGCTGGGAAACCAGGAGGTCCGCACCATCATTACAGCCCTCGGCTCGGGAGTTGGCAATGACGTGGATCTGGAAAAGCTGCGCTATCACAAAGTCATCATCATGACTGACGCGGATGTGGATGGATCCCACATTCGCACGCTTCTGTTGACCTTTTTTTACCGTCAGATGCGAGGGCTTCTGGACAGGGGATTCCTGTACATTGCCCAGCCGCCTCTTTACCGGATCAAGAAAGGCAAGGAGCAAAGGTATTTGCAGGATGAGAAGGAGTTAACCGCCTACCTTATGGAGATGGGAGTGCAGGATCTTCAGGTGACATTGCCCGCGACCGGCGAATCCTACGAAAATGCCAGGCTGGGAGTGGTTTTTGCCTCCGCAGCCCGGTTGGTCGAACTGATGGAACGGTTCGAAAAGAGACACGTTGATTCGAGGGTGGTTCTGGCATTGACCCTGGAGGGCGTGGAGCTCCAGACGCTCATGGATCCGGATGCCATGCAACGGGCCATGGATAATATCGTTGCTTACCTGAAAACGGTGTATCCCGAGGCCATGCCTGTTGATGTCCAGATGACGGAAGATGAAGAACATTCCTGCACAGTTGCCAAGGTTACCTCAAGAAAGAACGGTTCCCGCTGGGTTACCGAGATCAACCCGGATCTCCTGAAACGACCGAAGACCCGGGAGTTGAAACGTCTGGCAAAAGGGCTGAAAATCATCGGGACGGAACTCGTGGTAACCGGGGCCGGCAAGGACGAACAGGGGAGAGAGCTCCTTCGCACATCTCGCATAGATGATCTGGTAACGTTCATCATGAACCGGGGCCGGAAAGGCGTCAACATCCAGCGTTACAAAGGACTGGGCGAGATGAACCCCGAACAGCTGTGGGAGACCACCATGGATCCGAAGAAACGGTCTCTGTTAAGGGTGTCCGTAGAGGATGTTGTTGGAACCGACGATATATTTTCAATCCTCATGGGAGATGCGGTGGAACCACGCCGGGAGTTTATCGAAACTAACGCCCTTAGCGCAAAAAACCTCGATATTTGA
- the davD gene encoding glutarate-semialdehyde dehydrogenase DavD codes for MAAWKLKDKNLLRQQCYIGGKWCDADNGETIKITNPSTRRTIGTVPRMGAEETRRAIEAADNAFHAWRDRTAQDRCRIVRKWFELIMEHQEDLAVIMTTEQGKPMSESRGEIAYGASFVEWFSEEGKRVYGDIIPQHQADKRIVVIKQPVGVCAAITPWNFPSSMITRKAAPALAAGCAMVVKPASYTPYSALALAELADRAGFPPGLFSVITGASGSIGGEMTSNSTVRKLTFTGSTEIGKLLMKQSADTVKKISLELGGNAPFIVFGDADLDAAIEGAMASKYRNSGQTCVCTNRFLVAEEVYDAFAQKLSRAVRKLKVGDGLKGDVQQGPLIDMNAVLKVEEQIQDVVSKGGKITLGGKRHKLGGTFFQPTILSDVTADMLIAREETFGPVAPLFRFGTENEAIQMANDTQYGLAAYFYTRDNARVWRVAERLECGMVGINTGLISTTIAPFGGYKESGIGREGSKFGIDEYLEVKYMCVGAVTAE; via the coding sequence ATGGCGGCATGGAAACTGAAGGATAAAAATCTGCTGAGGCAGCAGTGCTATATTGGGGGAAAATGGTGTGATGCGGACAACGGGGAAACGATCAAGATTACCAACCCTTCCACACGCCGGACAATAGGCACTGTTCCCAGGATGGGGGCAGAGGAGACACGCAGGGCGATTGAGGCCGCTGATAATGCCTTCCATGCCTGGCGAGACCGCACCGCCCAGGACCGGTGCCGGATCGTGCGGAAATGGTTTGAGCTTATCATGGAGCATCAGGAAGACCTGGCGGTGATAATGACCACCGAGCAGGGCAAGCCCATGTCCGAATCACGTGGGGAGATCGCCTATGGAGCCTCATTTGTTGAATGGTTTTCCGAGGAAGGCAAACGGGTATACGGAGACATTATCCCTCAGCATCAGGCCGACAAGCGAATAGTTGTCATCAAGCAGCCGGTTGGGGTCTGCGCAGCTATCACCCCGTGGAACTTTCCTTCTTCCATGATCACCCGAAAGGCAGCTCCGGCGCTGGCAGCCGGATGCGCCATGGTTGTCAAGCCAGCTTCCTATACCCCTTATTCCGCCCTTGCCCTGGCTGAATTGGCCGATCGTGCCGGTTTTCCTCCCGGGCTTTTTTCGGTGATTACCGGCGCCTCCGGCTCAATTGGAGGAGAAATGACCTCAAATTCCACGGTCCGCAAGCTCACGTTCACCGGGTCCACGGAGATCGGTAAGCTCCTGATGAAGCAGAGCGCCGACACGGTGAAGAAGATCTCCCTGGAGCTGGGCGGCAATGCCCCGTTCATCGTTTTCGGGGATGCTGATCTCGATGCGGCTATCGAAGGGGCTATGGCCTCGAAGTACCGCAATTCGGGGCAGACCTGCGTTTGCACAAACCGGTTTCTCGTGGCCGAGGAGGTGTATGATGCTTTTGCCCAGAAATTATCCAGGGCGGTGAGGAAGCTTAAGGTTGGTGACGGGCTCAAGGGAGATGTCCAGCAAGGCCCCCTCATCGACATGAACGCGGTACTCAAGGTAGAGGAACAGATCCAGGATGTGGTGTCCAAGGGTGGCAAAATAACCCTGGGTGGGAAGAGACACAAACTCGGCGGCACCTTTTTTCAGCCCACGATTCTTTCCGATGTGACGGCCGATATGTTAATCGCCAGGGAGGAGACGTTCGGTCCCGTGGCGCCCCTGTTCCGGTTTGGCACGGAAAACGAGGCGATACAGATGGCCAACGACACCCAGTACGGCTTGGCGGCGTATTTTTACACCCGGGACAATGCCCGTGTATGGCGTGTTGCGGAAAGGTTGGAATGCGGCATGGTGGGGATCAACACGGGCCTTATTTCTACAACCATAGCCCCGTTCGGGGGCTACAAGGAATCCGGCATCGGGCGCGAGGGGTCAAAGTTCGGGATCGATGAGTACCTGGAGGTGAAATACATGTGTGTGGGGGCGGTAACCGCGGAGTAA
- the gyrA gene encoding DNA gyrase subunit A has protein sequence MSKLIQQIDAPIKNVNIEEEMKTSYLDYAMSVIVGRALPDIRDGLKPVHRRTLFAMHELGNHYNKAYKKSARIVGDVIGKYHPHGDTAVYDTIVRMAQTFSLRYPMVDGQGNFGSVDGDTAAAMRYTEVRMTRLAGELIADIDKDTVDFGPNYDDTLAEPLVFPARFPGLLVNGSAGIAVGMATNVPPHNLAEVITACIHLIRNPHATIEEIMEIIPGPDFPTAGFIYGTAGVRSAYATGRGHIQMRARSVIEYREKGKTRIVITELPYQVNKARLVEKIAELVKERKIEGISDLRDESDREGMRIVLELKRDEIAEVILNQLYSMTQMKTTFAVQMLAIHRNRPVLCSLPQMLHYFIDFRVEVITRRTQFLLSRAEERAHILEGLKIALDNIDEVVDLIKKSADVPTARTGLMARFGLSERQSNAILEMRLSRLTGLERGKIEQELRDVNAEIVRLRNILADEKILLAVIVEELEEIRDRFGDERRTEIVADTEDLSLEDLILDEEMLVTVSHAGYIKRSSTGLYRSQHRGGKGLTGLSMRDQDFAENIFVASTHSYILFFTDRGRLHWRKVHQVPQLGRAARGKAMVNLLNLEKGEVVTAYLPVREFSEEHFVLMVTEQGIVKKTALSAFSNPRTPGIIALALDPGDRLISAVITDGLRHVLMATRQGRGIRFLENDVRAMGRTARGMRGIKLNSDDRVVGMELVNDAAFLLTVTEMGYGKRTPMREFNAIHRGGKGVRAVKVTEKVGSLVGILQVGSEEEIMAITDAGRLIRIPVEGISIYGRNSQGVKLMNMSDTGENIVSVALVQEGEE, from the coding sequence ATGAGCAAACTGATCCAACAGATAGACGCGCCGATCAAGAATGTGAATATCGAGGAGGAGATGAAAACCTCGTACCTCGACTACGCCATGAGCGTAATCGTGGGCCGAGCGCTTCCGGATATCCGCGACGGCCTTAAGCCGGTCCACAGACGAACCCTGTTTGCCATGCACGAACTTGGTAACCACTACAACAAGGCCTACAAGAAATCCGCCCGTATTGTCGGTGATGTTATCGGCAAGTATCACCCCCATGGAGATACCGCCGTCTACGACACCATCGTTCGCATGGCCCAGACCTTCTCGTTGCGATATCCTATGGTTGACGGGCAGGGGAACTTCGGATCTGTTGACGGTGATACCGCTGCCGCCATGAGGTATACGGAAGTGCGCATGACGCGGCTGGCCGGTGAACTTATTGCCGATATCGACAAGGATACCGTGGATTTCGGGCCAAACTACGACGACACCCTCGCTGAGCCCCTGGTTTTTCCGGCCCGCTTTCCCGGCCTTCTGGTTAACGGATCGGCGGGCATCGCTGTTGGAATGGCCACTAATGTTCCGCCGCACAACCTGGCCGAAGTCATCACCGCCTGCATCCACCTCATCCGGAACCCCCATGCCACGATCGAGGAAATCATGGAGATTATCCCCGGGCCTGATTTTCCTACCGCGGGGTTCATCTATGGCACAGCTGGAGTCCGAAGTGCGTATGCCACGGGCCGGGGGCACATCCAGATGAGGGCCCGCTCTGTTATCGAGTATCGTGAAAAAGGCAAGACCAGGATCGTCATTACCGAGCTGCCCTACCAGGTAAACAAGGCCAGGCTGGTCGAGAAGATCGCTGAACTGGTGAAAGAGAGAAAAATCGAAGGGATCTCCGATCTGAGAGACGAATCGGATCGGGAGGGGATGAGAATTGTCCTGGAGCTTAAACGAGATGAGATTGCCGAGGTGATACTGAACCAGCTGTACTCAATGACCCAGATGAAAACCACCTTCGCGGTTCAAATGCTGGCCATCCACCGCAACAGGCCCGTCCTGTGCAGCCTTCCCCAGATGCTGCATTATTTCATCGATTTCCGGGTAGAGGTTATCACCCGCCGGACACAGTTTCTCCTCTCCAGGGCTGAAGAGAGGGCACATATCCTCGAAGGGCTCAAGATAGCCCTGGACAATATAGACGAGGTGGTGGACCTCATAAAAAAATCCGCGGATGTTCCCACGGCCCGCACCGGCCTTATGGCCCGGTTCGGTCTCAGCGAGCGTCAGTCCAACGCCATCCTTGAGATGCGCCTGTCCCGCCTTACCGGCCTGGAGAGGGGCAAGATCGAGCAGGAGCTTCGCGACGTAAACGCCGAGATCGTTCGCCTTCGAAACATACTTGCGGATGAAAAGATCCTTCTTGCCGTAATTGTCGAGGAACTCGAGGAAATACGGGACCGCTTCGGCGATGAACGCCGCACCGAGATCGTGGCCGACACCGAGGACCTTTCCCTCGAGGATCTTATCCTGGACGAGGAAATGCTCGTCACCGTCTCCCACGCCGGTTACATCAAGAGGAGTTCCACCGGTCTTTACAGGAGCCAGCACCGGGGAGGGAAGGGATTAACCGGGCTGTCCATGAGGGATCAGGATTTTGCCGAGAACATCTTCGTAGCATCCACCCACAGCTACATCCTTTTCTTCACAGACCGCGGACGGCTCCACTGGCGCAAGGTTCATCAGGTGCCGCAGCTGGGCAGGGCCGCGAGAGGAAAGGCCATGGTGAACCTGCTGAACCTGGAAAAGGGGGAAGTAGTCACCGCTTATCTGCCGGTCAGGGAATTTTCGGAGGAGCACTTTGTCCTCATGGTCACCGAACAGGGGATCGTGAAAAAGACCGCCCTTTCCGCCTTTTCAAACCCCCGGACACCAGGCATTATTGCTCTTGCCCTGGATCCGGGGGACCGGCTCATCTCCGCCGTTATCACCGATGGCCTACGCCACGTTCTGATGGCTACCAGACAGGGCAGGGGGATAAGGTTCCTCGAAAATGACGTCCGGGCCATGGGGCGCACTGCACGGGGCATGCGAGGGATCAAACTGAATTCGGACGATCGGGTTGTCGGCATGGAGCTGGTCAACGACGCCGCGTTCCTGCTCACGGTTACCGAGATGGGCTATGGCAAGCGTACACCCATGAGGGAGTTTAACGCCATCCACAGGGGAGGCAAAGGGGTGCGTGCGGTGAAAGTGACCGAAAAGGTCGGCAGCCTTGTGGGGATCCTGCAGGTTGGGTCCGAAGAGGAGATCATGGCTATTACGGATGCCGGGCGTCTCATCAGAATACCTGTGGAGGGAATTTCCATTTACGGCCGAAATTCCCAGGGAGTAAAGCTTATGAACATGTCCGACACGGGTGAAAATATTGTGTCTGTCGCACTGGTTCAGGAGGGCGAGGAATAG
- the spo0F_2 gene encoding sporulation initiation phosphotransferase F yields the protein MRGKNQAVLVVDDCQGILDTLETILGDDFQVMVALNATRAMKILSRVTPAMIFLDCMMPGFNGFQLLREIKQMSIESKIVVITASIFDEILEEIDWLGVDGLVQKPFDVSQIIDVTEKLMLQAS from the coding sequence ATGCGGGGAAAAAACCAGGCTGTACTCGTTGTAGATGATTGCCAGGGTATTCTCGATACGCTTGAAACGATTCTTGGCGACGACTTCCAGGTCATGGTGGCTCTGAATGCCACCCGGGCCATGAAGATCCTCAGCCGTGTTACACCGGCCATGATCTTTCTGGACTGTATGATGCCGGGATTCAACGGGTTTCAGCTCCTTCGGGAGATCAAACAGATGTCCATAGAGTCAAAGATTGTGGTGATTACGGCCTCCATTTTCGATGAGATCCTCGAGGAGATCGACTGGCTTGGTGTCGATGGGTTGGTGCAAAAACCATTTGATGTTTCCCAGATAATAGATGTCACCGAAAAACTCATGCTGCAGGCCTCGTAG
- the yycG_1 gene encoding sensor histidine kinase YycG — protein sequence MRRTTLRRRLTLLFGLTIAGIVLIIGWFVAHQGRKILIEQSRRTAVELAHSISASSSNDFVNYNYVALEQKAEAASRNPDIAYVILYDKEGKVAAFTGQGEPGAHERAAPLSRELRSAGGPVVGRTLIKGYEGPGLDIIMPVTLPGATQIWGTVRLGFRLDNVFNQIRQVNMVIFLLGLSGILAGWFISAMFTRRITVPLGSLVEATVQVSEGNFDARIEAGTGDEIQNLADNFNWMVERLLEQREGLERNLKEIRSLKDFSDLVLLSITNGLITLDAGGKITSFNRESEELLGTKDSQAIGRSPMEIWGPDNPLTGMLRGGAMDQDTVQEREIRWEAEDGTFRILEVSTAHIQEPDGPSVGLLALMQDLTEKKSLEEKVRRADRLAALGTLAAGLAHEIRNPLTAVRAFVQMFPEKYQSEVFRGKFNRIVPRELDRVNELLENLLDLVRRPRMQLVPMDIFPCVEQVLETLEPEIQAAGIDVRPLNGAASLMVVADESYLNRAIYNVILNAVQAMPHGGTLTIEAVREEEDGKTPTIALRISDTGIGIPMKDVQEVFNPFFTSREKGTGLGLAVTNKIIEDQNGSIEVASERGVGTTFTILLPEAEVDQVGRSRP from the coding sequence ATGCGGCGCACGACCCTCCGGAGAAGGCTGACCCTTCTTTTCGGGCTGACCATAGCCGGGATCGTGCTCATCATCGGGTGGTTCGTAGCCCACCAGGGACGAAAGATACTGATCGAACAGTCGCGCCGAACGGCTGTCGAGCTGGCGCACAGCATTTCCGCTTCCTCCTCCAACGATTTCGTCAACTATAATTACGTGGCCCTGGAGCAGAAGGCCGAAGCGGCCTCCCGCAACCCGGACATCGCCTATGTCATCCTCTACGACAAGGAGGGCAAGGTGGCCGCCTTTACCGGGCAGGGTGAGCCCGGGGCGCATGAAAGGGCTGCTCCTTTGAGCAGGGAACTTCGCTCCGCCGGGGGCCCGGTCGTGGGGAGGACCCTTATCAAGGGGTACGAGGGACCCGGGTTGGACATCATCATGCCCGTGACGCTCCCCGGGGCAACGCAGATATGGGGCACTGTCCGGCTGGGGTTCAGACTGGACAATGTCTTTAATCAGATTCGCCAGGTCAACATGGTGATCTTTCTTCTGGGCCTGTCCGGGATTCTCGCCGGATGGTTCATCTCCGCCATGTTCACCCGCAGGATCACCGTCCCCCTCGGAAGCCTGGTGGAGGCCACCGTCCAGGTGTCTGAAGGAAACTTCGACGCGCGCATCGAGGCCGGGACAGGCGATGAGATTCAAAACCTGGCCGACAATTTCAACTGGATGGTGGAAAGGCTCCTGGAGCAGCGTGAAGGCCTGGAGAGGAACCTGAAGGAAATCCGAAGCCTCAAGGACTTCAGCGATCTTGTCCTTCTCTCCATAACCAACGGGCTGATTACCCTGGACGCCGGTGGGAAGATCACATCTTTTAACCGGGAAAGCGAGGAACTCCTCGGAACGAAGGATTCGCAGGCCATCGGCAGAAGCCCCATGGAAATATGGGGCCCGGATAACCCGCTCACCGGAATGCTGCGCGGCGGCGCGATGGACCAGGACACGGTTCAGGAAAGGGAGATCCGATGGGAGGCGGAGGACGGCACATTCAGAATCCTGGAAGTTTCCACAGCGCACATACAGGAACCCGACGGGCCGTCCGTCGGGCTGTTGGCCCTCATGCAGGACCTTACGGAGAAAAAATCCCTGGAAGAAAAGGTACGGAGGGCCGACCGGCTCGCCGCGCTGGGAACCCTCGCAGCCGGACTGGCCCACGAGATCAGAAACCCGTTGACGGCGGTCCGGGCGTTTGTCCAGATGTTTCCGGAGAAGTACCAGAGCGAGGTTTTTCGCGGCAAGTTCAACCGCATTGTTCCGCGGGAGCTTGACCGTGTAAACGAACTCCTTGAAAACCTGCTGGATCTTGTCCGAAGGCCAAGGATGCAGCTCGTGCCCATGGATATCTTTCCCTGTGTGGAGCAGGTTCTGGAGACTCTTGAACCGGAGATTCAGGCCGCGGGCATCGATGTTCGGCCCCTCAACGGGGCCGCGTCCCTGATGGTGGTTGCCGATGAATCCTACCTTAACCGCGCTATTTACAATGTGATTCTCAACGCCGTACAGGCTATGCCCCATGGCGGAACGTTGACGATAGAGGCCGTCAGGGAAGAGGAGGACGGGAAGACTCCAACCATTGCACTGCGGATATCGGATACCGGTATCGGGATACCCATGAAGGATGTCCAGGAGGTCTTCAACCCGTTCTTCACCAGCAGGGAAAAGGGGACGGGGCTCGGCCTCGCGGTTACCAACAAGATCATCGAGGATCAGAACGGGTCCATCGAGGTTGCCAGTGAACGCGGAGTCGGAACCACCTTCACTATTTTACTTCCTGAAGCCGAGGTTGATCAGGTCGGCCGTTCCCGGCCCTGA